The genomic region GCCTTCTCCGCCACTTGAAATGTATACCCTTTGGCCTTCTCTGCCATCGGCGCAGTTTTTTCCGAAACGGTATTTGCGGCACTTGAAATGGTGTCTTTGGTTACAGCACAGCCTTGTTGACCCTTCTCAATCGTTGCGTCCTTCGCTTGTGTTGCGATTTGAGCTGTACTCTTGAGTGTTTCGCTCGCTGCTTGCTTCGCTCTCTCGTACCTCTTCTTCAGGTCTTTCGAATCGTGATCTCTGCTGTTGGAAACCTGCTCCAACGTAGATAtttcattttcactctcttctcTTGGTCTCCGAGTATTACTATCACCTTTTTCCAAAGTACTAGCATTAGCTGCGGTTGCACTAGCACCAAGTTTTACTCCTCTTCCTTTCTCTGCCACTACTTGtccttcattttctcttcttctttgcgTTCTTCCTTTAACCTCCCTGGTTCGTGTTTCCAGTTCTTCCCTATCCTTATTCCCTCTTCCTTCTCCCCCTTCAGTTTTCATTTGGAACTTCCCAAAATCACGAACACCGCCATAACCTTCTCTTTCTTCGTTTCCAACTACATTTGCAGCATGGTCACTTACCATCTCTTTGGGACCCTCACCCTTCACTTTCCGACGTCCACCAACATCCCCAATGGCTTTCTCTGCAAGGTTCTCAAAGTGGGTAGCCATATTGGGAACCGTGTCTTTGTCAAGGGTGGTGGTGTTTTCTCTTCGAGTCAACTGTTGAGAAGCCATGTTGTTGTTGTGTATTGGTGTTTGGTAAGTAGTTTTGTTGAAGTGGTGTAATGTGGCAGTAGAATGCAGATTGTGAGGTGTAGAAGGGAATGCATGTtgttaaaaagaagaagaggaagaggtgGAGGTGATGGGTTTGCATGGAAGAGGACATGTGTAAAAAGTGTAATAGGAAGTGCAACGTGTAAGGGTGCTACAACAACACCTGAGATGAACAGAGGAATAATGAAGATCTGGATTACAGGGCCTAGAGAAGGTGTTAGAGAGTTCTATGTTTGAGACACGTGGCAACTTTAATAGCTGCCTCGTATTGGGTTTCATTTGTGGGGCTTTTCTTCCTGTCCCATGTTTCCTTAATGCACCccctaaaatgaaatatacaaacTTTATCcctttaaatcaaaatttcttttcattttctcctcTCAGTCATGTGTTCTTGCACCTCCAATCATCTCTTCGAGTTCTTGCACTTCTCTCCTGCATTCATGATTTTCTATACCTCCGAGTTCTTGCACCTTTTTCCCTCTTAGAGTCCTTGTGTCTTTTTGCACTTTTATCTCTTGTTTCTTTCTACAATAGTGGTTCGTGCACCTCCATCTCCTACGTTTTTGTTACTTAggcttttacattttaataaatctcatatattaaagaaaaaattagtcTTTATTAAGTGgcatttatatatttgtaattgcCTAACACGTTGTAGCAGTACAGATTCGTTTGTGTATAGGCTATATATGCCTTGttttcatttgaataaaattcaaGAATGagtactagaaaaaaaaaatagtgtgagAGATACATAGTGAAAGTTTATTCAACCAACCAACCATCCTAAAATTTGGTAGTCATTATGATTTTTGGACTAGAAAACTTTTTACGAAGTAAAGAGTTATTGTGAGGGAAATTCTTGAAACAATATTGGACAAGAGCacatcacaagtcatatgacagtccatgcaacaaaaatattaaggaTCCACAAGAGTGAAGCACGGGTCGTACGCTCAACATTGTTAATTATGTGAAATCCAATGGCAATGTGATAAGCATGAGCATGGTGGTTAACAAAATTCTCAAATCGCTAACTCTGAAGTTCAATTACATCATATGTTCAATTAAGGAATCCAATGGTCTAACCATACTCAATCTTGATGAACTCCATGGAAGCCTACTCGTGCATGAGAAAAGGATACAGGAATTTCCATCTGAAGAGAGGTACTGAAAATTGTTCATGGTAATAAACCTATAACAGGACAAGGTTGTGGTAGGAGTGTTCATGGATATGGAAGAGGACTTGGAAGATATACGGTGAATAAAGCACTGATTGAGTGTTTTCATGGTCACAAATTAAGTTATTACCAATATAATTgtccaaaatttgaaaaaaagactCATTACATGGAAGCCataaaggaagaggaagaagtttTGTTGGTTGCATATGAGGAACACAAATAGTACACAAAGAGGATTGGTTCCTAAACTCCAGTTACAATAATCATTTGACTGGAAATAGATTGTGGTTCACAAAGGTGCATGAAgaaggaattaaaaaaatagttaaacttGGCAATGAAAAAATGTTGGTTGTCACTACAAGAATGAGTGtttgaatcaaaattaatgGCACCCCTCATATTATATCAGATGTATATTATGTGTCTGAACTTAAGACTAATATCTTGAGCTTAGTTCAACTATAAGAGAAAGGTGTATCTATTCTAATTCAGAACGACATGTTAAAAGTATTCCATCTATAACAAGACCTCATTCTGTACACTAATATGAAGGGAAACCAGATGTATATCTAACAACTCCACTAATTTCCTCACACTTCAGCTGCCAtcaaattgaagaaattttagaaacaaaaacacACTTATGGCATCAACGGTTTGGACATTTTAATTTCAGAGGTCTTGAAGCACGTGCAAATAAACAAATGGTAATTAGATTACCATATTTAAAACCAACCAAAGAAATCTGCAACATTTTCCTTGTTGGTAAACATCACAGAGATGCTCTACCAAAGTATAGCCCATGGTGAGCTTCCACAAAATTGCAACTGATCCATGTTGATATATGTGGTTCGATTTCACCATCCTCATAGTAACAAAAGGTACTTTATAAGTTTTATTGACGACTATTCACGCTAAGCTTGGGTTTATTTCTTACATGAGAAATCCAAAACATTCAttactttcaaaatattcaagGTCTATGTTGAGAAGGAAGTTAGTGCCTTCATCACTTGTCTTAGAACTGATAAAGGTGGGGAATTCACACATCTAAGAAATTTGCTTATTTCTTCACTAAATAAGACATATCCAGGAAATTAACTACTACTTATAGCCTGTAATAGAATGGAGTCGCTAAACAGAAAAACCGCACCATTTTGAATGCGGTCAGTACATGACGTTTTATATGAAAGACAAGTTCCCAAGTCCTTTTGGCCTGAAGCAGACTGGTGGTATGTACATGTCCAAAATAGGAGCCCTACATTAACAGTAGATCAACAAACACCATAGGAGAAATGAAGTAGATTAAAACTTTGTGTGGATTACTTTCAAACATTTGGATGTATTACACATGCCCAAATTCCAAATCAGAACAAAAGAAAGTTGGATGACAAAAGCAAGAAATGTGTTTTCTTAGGGGAAAGTGATGAATCTAAAGCCTACAAATTGTTTAACCATGTTACATAAATGGTTATACTTAGCAAGAACGTTGTATTCAAGAGGAAAATGGCTAGAATTGGCAAGATGATTATGTGGACAACAAGGTTACTACTCTTTATTGGGAAGATAAGGCCACTAGAGAAGACGAAAATTTTGAATATGAGTGTGCATCACAGGAAGCAACAACTAGTCTTGATGTAGATCCAAGCATAACAGAATCAAACTCAAAACACATTGAATCTCTAGATGAATGAAGGGAAATTAGAACCCGAAGACCTCCTACATGGATGGTTGATTATGATACTAACTTGTTAGTTGAAGAAGATAACGGGTTGCTAGTAATGATGTTGATCGAAAATGTACATCCTCGATCTTCTGAAGAAGCATGGAAAAGTCAATAATGGAGAAAAATAATGTAGGCTGAAATTGAGGCAATTGAGAAAAATGATACATGACAACTCGTAGATCCACCAACAAGGGTTATGCATATTGACATTAAATGGGTTTTTAAGACCAAACTTAATTAACATGGTCATGTAAAGAAATACAAAGCCAGAAAGGTGGCCAAAGGCTATGCTTAAAGGTATGGAATAGATTATACAAAGGTATTTGCACCAGTTGTTAGACTTGATACAATGAGATTGCTATTAACATTAGTTACTCAAAATGCATGAGATGTATTTCAAtttgatataaagagtgcattcttGCATGGTGATATTCAAGAAGAGGTATATGTAGAACAACCAACAGGTTTCATACAGAAAGGTAGAGAAACTTAAATTTACCAACTCCGAAAAACTCTATATGGATTGAAACAAGCCCCACGAGCTTGGTATAGTAAAATTGACGCATATTTTTCCAAAGAACAATTCAACCGATGTTCAAGTGACACACTTTATTCACCAAAAGAATTCAGGGTAATATTTAAAGGTTCAGTGAAACTAGAGTTTGACATGACTGATCTTAGAAAAATGAGATATTTTCTCATAATAGAAGTTGTACAAAGAAATGCAGGAATCTTTATATGTCAAAGGCGATACGCTCGGGAGATATTGGCTCGGT from Vigna radiata var. radiata cultivar VC1973A unplaced genomic scaffold, Vradiata_ver6 scaffold_23, whole genome shotgun sequence harbors:
- the LOC106778499 gene encoding seed biotin-containing protein SBP65, with translation MASQQLTRRENTTTLDKDTVPNMATHFENLAEKAIGDVGGRRKVKGEGPKEMVSDHAANVVGNEEREGYGGVRDFGKFQMKTEGGEGRGNKDREELETRTREVKGRTQRRRENEGQVVAEKGRGVKLGASATAANASTLEKGDSNTRRPREESENEISTLEQVSNSRDHDSKDLKKRYERAKQAASETLKSTAQIATQAKDATIEKGQQGCAVTKDTISSAANTVSEKTAPMAEKAKGYTFQVAEKAKSAGGTTARYVGEKAAQAKDVAVEGGKSAAGYAAKVAADLKDRAPVVGWAAAHFSTEMTVEGTKVAAHVVEGAAGYAGQKAAELTSKSVGAVKVLAASAGESAKGYTARKKEEAQKELEAKRASQLAEERQSEGMGETVIQNAEKPNEGGGSSEKEGTGSDVLTAIGETVSNVGANVKKAFDGGSEEESGSETSGGQEEGKDVSGQTLKITDEKLGGSEQRGAVRTLLW